From Rutidosis leptorrhynchoides isolate AG116_Rl617_1_P2 chromosome 3, CSIRO_AGI_Rlap_v1, whole genome shotgun sequence, a single genomic window includes:
- the LOC139898069 gene encoding uncharacterized protein, with protein sequence MSKVNKKVSEVVKSSTTTTGKTTDPVVKKTSSESKSTGSGPSGTTPTEPYERLSGNPFDFSAFAGSLKDYDPSVYDQIVKSLSKDEKKLLKEGVDRIRQVPSLKPVLQELKIGGRDAIKRYLNDKDLFAKVVDASGVLQVNEDGFIHDAARLGLIKSLKKAIASGADVNKKDSSGMTSLHYACAKGQVECAKVLLEAGRANVYALDKNKNTALHYAAAYGRKECVPLLFEYGDVLIGELKNSEGKTATEVATLNYREDVLMVMLAYVMKKMM encoded by the exons ATGTCAAAG GTCAACAAAAAGGTTTCGGAGGTCGTCAAGAGTAGTACTACCACCACCG GAAAAACGACTGATCCAGTTGTTAAGAAAACGTCTTCTGAATCGAAATCGACAGGAAGTGGTCCATCTGGAACAACACCAACTGAGCCATATGAACGATTATCCGGGAATCCTTTTGACTTTTCAGCCTTTGCTGGTTCACTCAAAGACTAT GATCCATCAGTATATGATCAGATCGTCAAGAGTTTGTCTAAAGATGAAAAGAAACTGCTTAAAGAGGGAGTGGACCGCATCAGACAAGTACCATCTCTAAAGCCTGTTTTACAAGAGTTAAAAATAGGTGGTCGGGATGCGATAAAGAG GTACTTGAATGACAAAGATTTATTTGCAAAAGTTGTTGACGCGTCTGGGGTGCTTCAAGTTAACGAAGACGGCTTTATTCATGATGCTGCTAGATTGGGTTTAATCAAG AGTTTGAAGAAAGCAATAGCTTCCGGTGCcgatgtaaataaaaaagattcttCAGGGATGACATCGTTGCATTATGCATGTGCAAAAGGGCAG GTGGAATGTGCTAAAGTTCTTCTTGAGGCAGGAAGAGCCAATGTTTATGCTTTAGATAAGAACAAGAACACAGCCCTCCATTATGCTGCTGCTTATGGTAGGAAAGAATGTGTTCCACTTTTGTTCGAATACGGTGATGTTTTGATTGG AGAACTAAAAAACTCGGAGGGGAAAACAGCTACTGAAGTTGCAACACTTAATTACCGGGAAGATGTACTGATGGTGATGTTGGCATATGTTATGAAAAAAATGATGTAG
- the LOC139898070 gene encoding leucine--tRNA ligase, cytoplasmic-like — protein sequence MAETEIERSFKRRDKLLEMEHEVQKWWDEGRVFEAEASEQFPKEGDKFFGTFPFPYMNGYLHLGHAFSLSKLEFAAAYHRIRGANVLLPFGFHCTGMPIKASADKLKREIEKFGNPPVFPPFLDEEEIVVSQPEVKSNEPSKFKGKKAKAASKVGREKYQWEIMRGYELSDTEIAKFQDPKQWLRFFPPLAVEDLKAFGLGADWRRSFITTEVNPFFDKFVRWQMRKLKQLGKIVKDLRYTIYSPLDGQPCADHDRSSGEGVIPQEYTLIKMEVVPPYPTKFAHLEGKKKVYLAAATLRPETMYGQTNCWVLPDGKYGAFEINENEVFILTERAARNLAYQRLSIVHEKVTRVVELTCQDLIGLPVRSPLSFNEIIYCLPMLSVMTDKGTGIVTSVPSDSPDDFMALQDLKSKAPFRAKYGVKDEWVLPFEIIPVIEHPEFGDKSAEKVCTDMKIKSQNEREKLDAAKKVIYKGGFYEGTMIAGEYTGMRVQDVKNIIRNNLLEQGQAVVYSEPEKKVMSRSGDECVVALTDQWYITYGESTWRKAAEKCLADMNLYSDETRHGFEHTLSWLNQWACSRSFGLGTRIPWDNEFLVESLSDSTIYMAYYTVCHLLENNKELIKPDHLTDDVWDYMFISGPEPKCSEIDLSLLKKMKNEFEYWYPVDLRVSGKDLIQNHLTFCIYNHVALFPEKYWPRGFRCNGHIMLNGEKMAKGKGNFLTLKQAIDEFSADAIRFSLADAGDGMDDANFVSLTANTAILRLTKELGWMEEVVAAAESAGLRVGPPCNYADRVFDNEMNIAVKITEKNYSEYMFREALKTGFFDLQNARDEYRSSCGDTSGMNRDLVLRFMDVQTRLIAPICPHYSEYVWRKIVKKQGFVIKAGWPEAQNPDVTLQKANRYLQDSISNFRKLLKKQASGGSQPTTGLIYVNEQYDGWKRECLNILRNKFDTQNRKFASDAEMIQVLQKSEVVQKENNNFKQTLKKCMPFLKFKKDETLTLGVQALDLRLPFGEIEVFQENLELIKKQLGLEKVEILSVTDPDAVIKAGRHANLLNQAPPSPGSPTAIFL from the exons ATGGCAGAGACTGAGATTGAGAGGAGTTTCAAGAGGAGGGACAAGCTTTTGGAGATGGAACACGAAGTACAAAAATGGTGGGATGAAGGCCGTGTTTTCGAGGCAGAAGCTAGCGAACAGTTCCCTAAGGAAGGAGATAAGTTTTTCGGGACATTTCCGTTTCCTTATATGAACGGGTACTTGCATTTAGGGCATGCGTTTTCTCTTTCGAAACTGGAGTTTGCTGCAGCTTATCACAGAATTAGGGGTGCTAATGTGCTTTTACCGTTTGGTTTCCATTGTACTGGGATGCCAATTAAAGCGTCTGCCGATAAACTCAAACGGGAGATTGAAAAATTCGGTAATCCCCCCGTTTTTCCTCCTTTTTTGGATGAAGAGGAGATTGTTGTTAGTCAACCTGAAGTCAAATCTAATGAACCAAGTAAGTTCAAGGGGAAGAAAGCAAAGGCGGCTTCAAAAGTTGGTAGAGAAAAGTATCAATGGGAGATAATGCGCGGTTACGAGTTATCAGACACTGAGATTGCTAAATTTCAAGATCCCAAACAGTGGCTTAGGTTTTTTCCTCCATTGGCAGTTGAAGATCTAAAAGCTTTTGGATTGGGTGCTGATTGGAGAAGGTCATTTATTACAACAGAAGTTAACCCTTTTTTTGACAAGTTTGTTAGGTGGCAGATGAGGAAGTTGAAACAATTAGGGAAGATTGTTAAAGACTTAAGATACACGATTTACTCACCGTTGGATGGTCAACCGTGTGCTGATCATGATCGTTCATCAGGTGAAGGTGTTATACCTCAAGAGTATACTTTGATCAAAATGGAGGTGGTCCCACCGTACCCTACCAAGTTTGCGCATTTAGAAGGAAAAAAGAAGGTTTATCTAGCTGCAGCAACCTTAAGACCTGAGACAATGTATGGGCAGACGAATTGTTGGGTGTTACCAGATGGGAAGTATGGGGCGTTTGAAATAAATGAGAATGAGGTGTTTATTTTGACTGAACGTGCAGCACGTAATTTGGCTTATCAGCGTTTATCTATTGTTCATGAAAAGGTTACTCGTGTAGTGGAGTTGACTTGTCAAGATCTTATAGGGTTACCAGTTCGATCACCATTATCGTTTAATGAAATTATTTACTGTCTTCCAATGCTCTCGGTTATGACTGACAAAGGTACTGGGATTGTTACCAGCGTCCCCAGTGATTCACCGGATGATTTTATGGCGTTGCAG GATTTGAAATCAAAAGCTCCTTTCAGGGCCAAGTACGGAGTAAAAGACGAATGGGTATTACCCTTTGAGATCATCCCAGTTATCGAACATCCCGAATTTGGTGACAAGTCTGCTGAAAAAGTATGCACTGATATGAAAATCAAGAGCCAAAACGAGAGAGAAAAGCTCGATGCAGCTAAAAAAGTCATCTACAAAGGTGGTTTCTATGAAGGTACAATGATTGCCGGTGAATATACAGGAATGCGGGTTCAAGATGTCAAAAACATAATCCGAAACAATTTATTAGAACAGGGTCAAGCTGTCGTGTACAGCGAACCCGAGAAGAAAGTCATGTCACGATCAGGTGACGAGTGTGTAGTTGCTTTAACCGATCAATGGTATATTACATACGGTGAATCCACCTGGCGAAAAGCTGCAGAAAAATGCTTAGCTGATATGAATTTGTACTCTGATGAGACCCGTCATGGGTTTGAACATACATTGAGCTGGTTGAACCAATGGGCATGCTCTAGAAGCTTTGGTCTCGGGACCCGCATTCCATGGGACAACGAGTTTCTTGTTGAATCATTATCTGATTCCACCATTTATATGGCTTACTATACGGTCTGTCACTTGTTAGAAAACAACAAGGAATTGATAAAACCTGATCATTTGACAGATGATGTCTGGGATTACATGTTTATATCTGGGCCCGAACCTAAATGTTCAGAAATTGATCTGTCACTTTTGAAAAAGATGAAGAACGAGTTTGAATACTGGTACCCGGTTGATCTTCGTGTTTCTGGTAAAGATCTAATACAGAACCATCTTACGTTTTGTATTTATAACCACGTTGCATTATTTCCTGAGAAATATTGGCCACGCGGGTTCAGATGCAACGGTCATATTATGTTGAATGGTGAAAAAATGGCAAAGGGAAAAGGGAATTTCTTGACATTGAAACAAGCGATTGATGAATTTTCAGCTGATGCCATTAGATTCTCACTTGCTGATGCTGGTGATGGTATGGATGATGCTAATTTTGTGTCTCTAACTGCTAATACTGCAATTTTGAGGCTAACTAAAGAGTTAGGGTGGATGGAGGAAGTTGTTGCTGCTGCTGAGTCAGCAGGTTTAAGAGTGGGCCCGCCTTGTAATTATGCTGATCGTGTGTTTGATAATGAGATGAACATTGCTGTAAAAATCACTGAGAAAAATTACAGTGAGTATATGTTTCGTGAGGCTCTTAAAACAGGGTTTTTTGATTTACAAAATGCTAGGGATGAGTATAGGTCTTCGTGTGGTGACACGAGCGGGATGAATCGTGATCTTGTATTGCGGTTTATGGATGTTCAAACACGTTTGATTGCTCCAATTTGCCCGCATTATTCTGAATATGTATGGAGGAAGATTGTAAAGAAACAAGGGTTTGTTATTAAAGCTGGTTGGCCTGAAGCTCAAAACCCTGATGTTACCCTTCAAAAGGCCAATCGATACTTGCAGGACTCTATATCTAATTTCAG GAAGCTTCTTAAGAAGCAGGCTTCTGGTGGGTCCCAACCAACAACAGGTTTGATATATGTGAATGAACAATATGATGGTTGGAAAAGAGAATGTCTGAACATTTTAAGAAATAAATTCGATACTCAAAACCGTAAGTTTGCATCTGATGCTGAGATGATACAAGTGTTGCAGAAGAGTGAAGTAGTCCAgaaagaaaataataattttaagcaGACTCTGAAGAAATGCATGCCGTTTTTGAAGTTTAAGAAGGACGAGACGTTGACACTTGGCGTTCAAGCATTGGATCTAAGGTTACCGTTTGGTGAGATTGAGGTTTTTCAGGAGAATCTAGAGTTGATAAAGAAACAGTTGGGCCTTGAAAAGGTTGAAATATTGTCGGTTACCGATCCAGATGCTGTCATTAAGGCTGGCCGCCATGCTAATTTGTTGAACCAAGCTCCACCTTCACCTGGATCTCCTACTGCGATATTTTTAtag